Proteins co-encoded in one Streptomyces sp. JH34 genomic window:
- a CDS encoding ABC transporter permease, whose protein sequence is MKKFDKDRLILGFAGPALALVVAFALSTLVLLISNRDPFELYRLLFEQVSYSDVQVLIINQAGTYYLAALAVAVGFRMNLFNIGVDGQYRLAAMVAALVGASVSLPGPLQIALIVIVAMLVGAFWAGIAGILKTTRGVSEVVATIMLNSISTSLIAWLILPKNFGDQAAGSNNLTTGEIPEAGWFPGLPLSPDAGEIYGFTFVAAGCGLVYWLVLNRTRFGFDLRATGASESAAQASGVDAKKMILTSMLISGAIAGLVGMPTLLGDTHTYSLDFPVGLGFTGITIALLGRNHPVGIALSALLIAFLDKASSPLDQFGFEKEIATIMQGLIVISVVVSYELVRRYGTRRQQQKVGEELAAGHALTTEKEAAL, encoded by the coding sequence ATGAAGAAGTTCGACAAGGACCGGCTGATCCTGGGCTTCGCCGGCCCGGCGCTCGCCCTGGTCGTCGCGTTCGCCCTCAGCACCCTGGTGCTGCTCATCTCGAACCGCGACCCGTTCGAGCTGTACCGCCTCCTCTTCGAGCAGGTGTCGTACAGCGACGTACAGGTCCTGATCATCAACCAGGCCGGCACGTACTACCTCGCCGCTCTCGCGGTCGCGGTCGGCTTCAGGATGAACCTCTTCAACATCGGCGTCGACGGGCAGTACCGGCTCGCGGCGATGGTGGCAGCCCTGGTCGGAGCCAGCGTCAGCCTCCCCGGCCCCCTCCAGATCGCCCTGATCGTGATCGTGGCCATGCTGGTCGGCGCGTTCTGGGCCGGCATCGCGGGCATCCTCAAGACGACCCGCGGGGTGAGCGAGGTCGTCGCGACGATCATGCTCAACTCCATCTCGACCTCGCTGATCGCCTGGCTGATCCTGCCGAAGAACTTCGGCGACCAGGCGGCCGGCTCCAACAACCTCACGACCGGCGAGATCCCGGAGGCCGGCTGGTTCCCGGGCCTCCCTCTGAGCCCCGACGCCGGTGAGATCTACGGATTCACCTTCGTCGCCGCAGGCTGCGGACTCGTCTACTGGCTCGTCCTGAACCGCACCCGGTTCGGCTTCGACCTGCGTGCCACGGGCGCCAGCGAGAGCGCCGCCCAGGCCTCCGGCGTGGACGCCAAGAAGATGATCCTGACCTCGATGCTGATCTCGGGCGCCATCGCCGGTCTGGTCGGCATGCCGACGCTGCTGGGCGACACGCACACCTACAGCCTCGACTTCCCCGTGGGCCTCGGCTTCACCGGCATCACCATCGCGCTGCTCGGCCGCAACCACCCGGTGGGGATCGCCCTCAGCGCGCTGCTGATCGCGTTCCTGGACAAGGCGTCCTCCCCGCTCGACCAGTTCGGTTTCGAGAAGGAGATCGCCACGATCATGCAGGGCCTGATCGTGATCTCGGTCGTCGTCAGCTACGAACTCGTCCGGCGCTACGGGACCCGCCGCCAGCAGCAGAAGGTCGGCGAGGAACTCGCCGCCGGCCACGCCCTCACCACCGAGAAGGAGGCGGCCCTGTGA
- a CDS encoding RNase A-like domain-containing protein: protein MALQQGMLHKAANDLVYDLVEFMDCGGYGTAAEMVSSAYLKVGNRFLDVWAKSVTSVGGVAVGFVTTANNYATAEAASHPVGTAPPTRFPLPQVIDTPPHYQRIPDPKWGDMDDYSSGLISWLLEGVPDWAMDIIRDLLDNVYRWGKAGDVLPLPEYLQLDKIALAWLKPGFAITQIESALTGSIGSISDPNNGEWQAAMRQFTSSLWGTTAWGTSTAGYEWKHDSAGGQGTGTRPAMSVLWDTTQEVSQIMRAYAEAGEKMDREVARVYRKAVWDALPDIADGLDMSDVKKIGKGILGLGRDLGIGITLKIDTAALNVAVSLYEGELLGLVSDLNKLLPALDEAYRSAPTYQAEEARAQAFGARSLNEFKQEHRFTVPGQDPNQIYYPMDLANQEGMFGSHPIDKHVGLTDDQMRMRLRDQLKVPDASSFVDLSSAQKYTQDVLRNDANENRIADWIDSVEKKVKNRPGYDPNKSELQPPLYMEFPGQVVGRTVSRSDYDADGMSATVEERSWVQVRLIYKQGLEPPFIVLTAMPHAAP from the coding sequence GTGGCGCTGCAGCAGGGCATGCTGCACAAGGCGGCGAACGACCTAGTGTACGACCTGGTCGAGTTCATGGACTGCGGCGGGTACGGAACAGCCGCAGAGATGGTGTCGTCCGCCTACTTGAAGGTGGGTAATCGATTTCTGGATGTCTGGGCGAAGAGCGTGACGAGCGTCGGCGGTGTGGCGGTCGGCTTCGTCACCACGGCTAACAACTACGCCACTGCGGAGGCCGCCAGCCACCCGGTGGGTACGGCCCCGCCGACTCGATTCCCCCTTCCCCAGGTCATCGACACGCCCCCGCATTACCAGCGGATCCCTGATCCGAAGTGGGGCGACATGGACGACTACAGCTCCGGACTCATCTCCTGGCTACTGGAAGGCGTTCCCGACTGGGCGATGGACATCATCCGCGACTTGTTGGACAACGTCTACAGATGGGGCAAGGCGGGCGATGTCCTGCCGTTACCCGAATACTTGCAGCTCGACAAGATAGCCCTGGCCTGGCTCAAGCCAGGATTCGCCATCACTCAGATCGAAAGTGCACTGACCGGGTCGATCGGGTCTATATCCGACCCGAACAACGGTGAGTGGCAAGCGGCGATGCGGCAGTTCACCAGCTCGCTGTGGGGCACCACCGCATGGGGGACATCGACTGCGGGCTATGAGTGGAAGCACGACAGTGCCGGCGGTCAGGGGACCGGAACTCGCCCCGCCATGTCCGTACTGTGGGACACCACCCAGGAAGTCAGCCAGATCATGCGGGCATACGCAGAAGCCGGCGAGAAGATGGACAGGGAGGTGGCGCGCGTCTACCGAAAGGCCGTCTGGGACGCACTGCCTGATATCGCAGACGGTCTCGACATGAGCGACGTAAAGAAGATCGGGAAAGGAATTCTCGGACTTGGGCGCGATCTTGGTATCGGAATCACTCTCAAGATCGATACCGCAGCTCTCAACGTGGCTGTTTCACTGTACGAAGGTGAACTACTGGGTTTGGTAAGTGATCTCAACAAGCTATTGCCTGCCCTGGACGAAGCCTACCGGAGTGCACCCACTTACCAGGCCGAGGAAGCCCGGGCCCAGGCATTCGGAGCGCGCTCACTAAACGAGTTCAAGCAGGAGCACCGATTCACCGTTCCGGGCCAGGATCCGAATCAAATCTACTATCCAATGGATCTCGCCAACCAGGAAGGAATGTTCGGAAGTCATCCCATCGACAAACACGTAGGCCTAACCGACGATCAAATGAGAATGCGACTGCGTGACCAATTGAAGGTTCCGGACGCCTCATCCTTCGTTGACCTCTCGTCAGCCCAGAAGTACACCCAAGACGTCCTGCGTAACGACGCCAACGAGAACAGAATCGCGGACTGGATCGATAGTGTCGAAAAGAAGGTCAAGAATAGACCCGGATACGACCCCAACAAATCCGAGCTTCAGCCACCCCTTTACATGGAATTCCCCGGACAAGTAGTCGGACGCACGGTCTCGCGTTCAGACTATGATGCGGACGGCATGAGCGCCACAGTGGAGGAGAGGAGCTGGGTCCAGGTGCGACTGATCTACAAGCAAGGGCTGGAACCCCCCTTCATCGTCTTGACTGCTATGCCACATGCGGCACCTTGA
- a CDS encoding thymidine phosphorylase, translated as MDAISVIRTKRDRGELSPEQIDWVIDAYTRGEVADEQMSALAMAILLNGMNRTEIARWTAAMIASGERMDFGALSRPTTDKHSTGGVGDKITLPLAPLVAACGAAVPQLSGRGLGHTGGTLDKLESIPGWRAHISNAEMLDVLDTTGAVICAAGDGLAPADKKLYALRDVTGTVEAIPLIASSIMSKKIAEGTGALVLDVKVGSGAFMKTIEDARELASTMVALGTDSGVRTVALLTDMATPLGLTAGNALEVRESVEVLAGGGPKDVVDLTLALAREMLDAAGLKDADPEKALADGSAMDVWRRMISAQGGDPDAELPVAREQHVISAPSSGVLTRLDAYDVGVAAWRLGAGRARKEDLVQAGAGVELHAKPGDTVAEGQPLMTLHTDTPEKFEYALNALPGSYDIAPAGTPFTATPVVRERIA; from the coding sequence ATGGACGCCATCTCCGTCATCCGCACCAAGCGGGACCGGGGCGAGCTCAGCCCCGAGCAGATCGACTGGGTCATCGACGCGTACACGCGCGGCGAGGTCGCCGACGAGCAGATGTCCGCGCTGGCCATGGCGATCCTGCTCAACGGGATGAACCGCACCGAGATCGCCCGCTGGACCGCCGCGATGATCGCCTCCGGCGAGCGGATGGACTTCGGGGCGCTCTCCCGCCCCACCACCGACAAGCACTCCACCGGCGGCGTCGGCGACAAGATCACCCTGCCGCTCGCCCCGCTGGTCGCCGCCTGCGGTGCCGCGGTGCCGCAGCTGAGCGGTCGGGGCCTCGGCCACACCGGTGGCACCCTCGACAAGCTGGAGTCCATCCCCGGCTGGCGCGCCCACATCTCCAACGCCGAGATGCTCGACGTCCTCGACACCACCGGCGCCGTGATCTGCGCGGCGGGCGACGGCCTCGCCCCCGCCGACAAGAAGCTGTACGCGCTGCGCGACGTCACCGGCACCGTCGAGGCGATCCCGCTCATCGCGAGCTCGATCATGTCCAAGAAGATCGCCGAGGGCACCGGCGCGCTCGTCCTCGACGTGAAGGTCGGCTCCGGCGCCTTCATGAAGACCATCGAGGACGCCCGCGAACTGGCTTCCACCATGGTCGCGCTGGGCACCGACAGCGGTGTCCGCACGGTTGCCCTGCTCACCGACATGGCGACCCCGCTGGGCCTGACCGCGGGCAACGCCCTGGAGGTCCGCGAGTCCGTCGAGGTCCTCGCCGGTGGCGGCCCCAAGGACGTCGTCGACCTGACCCTGGCGCTCGCCCGCGAGATGCTCGACGCGGCCGGGCTCAAGGACGCCGACCCGGAGAAGGCCCTGGCCGACGGCTCCGCGATGGACGTCTGGCGCCGGATGATCTCCGCCCAGGGCGGCGACCCGGACGCCGAACTCCCCGTCGCCCGCGAGCAGCACGTGATCAGCGCCCCGTCCTCGGGCGTGCTGACGCGTCTGGACGCCTACGACGTCGGTGTCGCCGCCTGGCGCCTCGGTGCCGGCCGCGCACGCAAGGAGGACCTCGTGCAGGCGGGCGCGGGCGTCGAACTCCACGCCAAGCCGGGCGACACGGTGGCCGAGGGCCAGCCGCTGATGACCCTGCACACGGACACCCCGGAGAAGTTCGAGTACGCCCTGAACGCGCTGCCCGGCTCGTACGACATCGCCCCGGCCGGCACCCCCTTCACCGCCACGCCGGTGGTGCGGGAACGTATCGCCTGA
- a CDS encoding cytidine deaminase, with protein MTAPAPVDWEKLREAARDAMSRAYAPYSGYPVGVAALVDDGRMITGCNVENASYGIGLCAECGLVSQLAATGGGRLTHFTCVDGAGAVLVPCGRCRQLLYEFGGPGLVLETPDGLRTLDEMLPQAFGPQNLG; from the coding sequence GTGACGGCGCCCGCACCCGTCGACTGGGAGAAGCTGCGCGAGGCCGCCCGGGACGCGATGTCCCGGGCGTACGCCCCGTACTCGGGCTACCCGGTCGGCGTGGCGGCCCTCGTCGACGACGGCCGCATGATCACCGGATGCAACGTCGAGAACGCCTCGTACGGCATCGGCCTGTGCGCCGAGTGCGGGCTGGTCTCGCAGCTGGCCGCCACGGGCGGGGGCCGGCTGACCCACTTCACCTGCGTGGACGGCGCCGGCGCGGTGCTGGTGCCGTGCGGGCGGTGCCGTCAGCTGCTGTACGAGTTCGGCGGGCCCGGGCTCGTGCTGGAGACCCCCGACGGCCTTCGCACGCTCGACGAGATGCTGCCGCAGGCCTTCGGGCCGCAGAACCTGGGGTAG
- a CDS encoding RNase A-like domain-containing protein — protein MTARQNRAATYPDQATAQWATQQVVTSNEQMIHRWLAQSTRQRLTVEAAWPSRREPVGRVMLQAMMLASRDSLDVRAARVTLKRSDESPHGFVVHSTFPIYL, from the coding sequence ATGACCGCTCGGCAAAACCGTGCCGCGACCTACCCCGACCAGGCAACGGCCCAGTGGGCTACGCAACAGGTGGTCACCAGTAACGAGCAGATGATCCACCGCTGGCTGGCTCAGTCAACTCGTCAGCGACTCACGGTCGAGGCGGCCTGGCCCTCACGCCGAGAGCCGGTCGGGCGCGTGATGCTGCAGGCAATGATGCTGGCGAGCAGGGACTCCTTGGATGTGCGGGCCGCCAGGGTCACGCTCAAGCGGAGCGACGAGAGTCCGCACGGGTTCGTCGTCCACTCCACCTTTCCGATCTATCTCTAG
- a CDS encoding STAS domain-containing protein, with the protein MSSGPLTGLPGVDAITPNALVVTGRVTRAEVPGLCAELEALLAGAPGLAAIDCDVGGVTHSDLVLVEAIARLGLVARRAGGVRLRLRHAPAELTALLDLVGLTDVVGNVSAQE; encoded by the coding sequence ATGAGTTCCGGGCCTCTCACCGGTCTCCCTGGTGTGGACGCCATCACTCCGAACGCCCTCGTCGTCACCGGCCGGGTCACCCGCGCCGAGGTGCCGGGCCTCTGCGCCGAGCTCGAGGCGCTGCTGGCCGGCGCCCCCGGCCTCGCGGCGATCGACTGCGACGTGGGCGGGGTGACGCACTCCGATCTCGTCCTGGTCGAGGCGATAGCCCGGCTGGGGCTCGTCGCGCGCAGAGCCGGGGGCGTCCGACTGCGCCTGCGCCACGCCCCCGCCGAACTCACGGCACTGCTCGACCTCGTGGGCCTGACGGACGTGGTGGGCAACGTGTCGGCCCAGGAGTGA
- a CDS encoding BMP family ABC transporter substrate-binding protein: MRRITRIATVGVMSAALALSVTACGESSTSSSGTSSDSKGAKTAIAYDIGGRGDQSFNDAAYAGLARAEKDLGVKGTEAEPSDGEADADKVQRLTALARAGNNPVIGVGFAYAPAIKKVAPKFPKITFGIIDDASVTGDNIANIVFNEEQGSYLAGVAAAKVTKTKKVGFIGGVETPLIKKFEAGFVQGVADTDSSVKVVPQYLTQPPNFDGFSKPDLGKAAAQGQLDKGADVVYSAAGLAGSGAIEAVSKAGKWNIGVDSDQYAQEGLAAYKESILTSVTKDVEDSVFNLIKSVKDGKPESGEVRYGLDKDGVGLATSNAAFTKMADVIAAVDKAKKEIIDGKITVKTTP; encoded by the coding sequence TTGCGCCGGATCACCAGGATTGCCACCGTGGGCGTCATGTCCGCGGCGCTTGCGCTCAGCGTAACCGCGTGTGGCGAATCGTCGACCTCGTCGTCGGGCACCTCGTCCGACTCGAAGGGCGCCAAGACAGCCATCGCGTACGACATCGGCGGTCGCGGCGACCAGTCGTTCAACGACGCCGCCTACGCGGGTCTGGCCCGCGCCGAGAAGGACCTCGGCGTCAAGGGCACCGAGGCCGAGCCCTCGGACGGCGAGGCGGACGCCGACAAGGTGCAGCGCCTCACCGCGCTGGCGCGCGCCGGTAACAACCCGGTGATCGGTGTCGGCTTCGCCTACGCCCCGGCCATCAAGAAGGTCGCGCCGAAGTTTCCGAAGATCACCTTCGGCATCATCGACGACGCCTCGGTCACCGGCGACAACATCGCGAACATAGTGTTCAACGAGGAGCAGGGCTCCTACCTCGCGGGCGTCGCCGCCGCCAAGGTCACCAAGACCAAGAAGGTCGGCTTCATCGGTGGTGTCGAGACCCCGCTGATCAAGAAGTTCGAGGCCGGCTTCGTGCAGGGCGTCGCGGACACCGACTCCTCGGTGAAGGTCGTCCCGCAGTACCTGACGCAGCCGCCGAACTTCGACGGCTTCTCCAAGCCCGACCTCGGCAAGGCCGCCGCCCAGGGCCAGCTCGACAAGGGCGCCGACGTGGTCTACTCGGCCGCTGGTCTGGCCGGTTCCGGTGCCATCGAGGCCGTCTCCAAGGCGGGCAAGTGGAACATCGGCGTCGACTCCGACCAGTACGCGCAGGAGGGTCTTGCCGCGTACAAGGAATCGATCCTGACCTCGGTCACCAAGGACGTCGAGGACTCGGTCTTCAACCTGATCAAGTCCGTCAAGGACGGCAAGCCCGAGTCCGGTGAGGTCCGCTACGGCCTCGACAAGGACGGCGTCGGCCTGGCCACGTCCAACGCGGCCTTCACCAAGATGGCCGACGTCATCGCCGCCGTGGACAAGGCGAAGAAGGAAATCATCGACGGCAAGATCACCGTCAAGACCACCCCGTAA
- a CDS encoding ABC transporter permease encodes MSTEVSAARVAPKKGGGRRRLSLPVVLLIIAGALALVSLVRLISGADDVTSVGQVSGALELAVPIGLAGLGGLWAERAGVVNIGLEGMMILGTWFGAWAGFQWGPWVGVLFGIIGGALGGLLHAVITVTFGVNHIVSGVAINILAVGVTRYLSNFTFADEPGGSSKQSPRLEEIDKITVPGLSDWMQDLQQHHWFFVSDLAGIIGGLVTGLSLLTVVALLLIPATWFVLWRTAFGLRLRSCGESPVAAETLGVNVYKYKYIAVTISGGLAGLGGAFLAIVATSIYQEGQTGGRGYIGLAAMIFGNWMPGGMALGAGLFGFTDSLKLRGGAENVHAMLLLLAILLVIVVFWQLYRKRYLTALISAVVSALLFTWYGLTDQVPSQFVDAAPYVTTLLVLALSAQRLRMPKADGVPYRKGEGK; translated from the coding sequence GTGAGCACCGAAGTCTCCGCCGCACGCGTCGCCCCCAAGAAGGGCGGCGGCCGACGCAGGCTCTCGCTGCCCGTCGTGCTGCTGATCATCGCGGGTGCGCTGGCCCTCGTCTCGCTCGTCCGTCTGATCAGCGGTGCCGACGACGTGACCTCCGTGGGTCAGGTCAGCGGTGCCCTGGAGCTGGCCGTGCCGATCGGTCTGGCCGGCCTCGGCGGACTGTGGGCCGAGCGGGCGGGCGTCGTCAACATCGGCCTCGAGGGCATGATGATCCTCGGCACCTGGTTCGGTGCCTGGGCCGGATTCCAGTGGGGCCCCTGGGTGGGAGTCCTGTTCGGCATCATCGGCGGTGCGCTCGGCGGTCTGCTGCACGCGGTCATCACGGTCACCTTCGGCGTGAACCACATCGTCTCCGGTGTGGCCATCAACATCCTCGCCGTGGGCGTCACCCGCTACCTGTCGAACTTCACCTTCGCCGACGAGCCCGGTGGCTCCTCCAAGCAGTCGCCGCGGCTCGAGGAGATCGACAAGATCACCGTTCCAGGGTTGTCGGACTGGATGCAGGACCTGCAACAGCACCACTGGTTCTTCGTGTCCGACCTCGCCGGCATCATCGGCGGCCTGGTCACCGGGCTCTCGCTGCTGACCGTCGTCGCCCTGCTCCTCATTCCCGCCACGTGGTTCGTCCTGTGGCGCACCGCCTTCGGTCTGCGGCTCCGCTCCTGCGGTGAGAGCCCGGTGGCTGCCGAGACCCTCGGCGTCAACGTCTACAAGTACAAGTACATCGCCGTGACGATCTCGGGTGGTCTGGCCGGACTCGGCGGTGCCTTCCTGGCCATCGTCGCCACCAGCATCTACCAGGAGGGCCAGACCGGCGGGCGCGGCTACATCGGTCTCGCCGCGATGATCTTCGGCAACTGGATGCCGGGCGGCATGGCCCTGGGCGCCGGGCTCTTCGGCTTCACCGACAGCCTCAAGCTGCGCGGCGGCGCCGAGAACGTCCACGCCATGCTGCTGCTGCTGGCGATCCTGCTCGTGATCGTCGTGTTCTGGCAGCTCTACCGGAAGAGGTACCTGACCGCGCTGATCTCGGCGGTCGTCTCCGCCCTGCTGTTCACCTGGTACGGCCTGACGGACCAGGTGCCGAGCCAGTTCGTCGACGCCGCGCCGTACGTCACCACGCTGCTCGTCCTCGCGCTCTCCGCGCAGCGCCTGCGCATGCCGAAGGCGGACGGCGTGCCGTACCGCAAGGGTGAGGGCAAGTGA
- a CDS encoding amidohydrolase: MNQLKSRAPHAEAVLPGALPDDLRAELIAFRRDLHMHPELGNQEFRTTAAVKARLEKAGLEPQVLPGGTGLVCDVGEWDGVTPMLALRGDIDALPIPDTKAGVSYRSTVPDRAHACGHDVHTSCVLGAGLVLSDLDRQGLLPRPVRLLFQPAEEVLPGGATDAVAAGVLEGVGRIIGVHCDPKVDVGRIGLRIGPITSACDRLEVTLDGPGGHTARPHLTTDLVTAAARVATDVPALLARRVDARAGLAVTWGRLQTGHAPNVIPQRAELSGTVRCLDLESWRQAPDLVHAAIDEVAAMHGAKTVIDYVRGVPPVVNEAETIGLLDAAMTIRRGSYAIEDTEQSLGGEDFSWYLEKIPGAMARLGVRAPGDTRGLDLHRGDFDVDEEAITVGVELFTAAALLDV, translated from the coding sequence GTGAACCAGTTGAAGTCCCGTGCGCCCCACGCCGAGGCCGTCCTGCCCGGCGCCCTGCCCGACGACCTGCGTGCCGAGCTCATCGCCTTCCGCCGCGATCTGCACATGCACCCGGAGCTCGGCAACCAGGAGTTCCGTACCACCGCGGCCGTCAAGGCCCGGCTGGAGAAGGCGGGGCTGGAGCCTCAGGTGCTGCCCGGTGGCACGGGGCTCGTCTGTGACGTGGGGGAGTGGGACGGCGTGACGCCGATGCTGGCGCTGCGCGGCGATATCGACGCGCTGCCGATTCCTGACACCAAGGCGGGCGTCTCCTACCGGTCCACCGTGCCCGACCGTGCGCACGCCTGCGGGCACGACGTCCATACGAGCTGTGTCCTGGGCGCGGGGCTCGTCCTGAGCGACCTGGACCGGCAGGGGCTGCTGCCCCGCCCGGTGCGGCTGCTGTTCCAGCCCGCCGAGGAGGTGCTGCCCGGCGGTGCCACCGACGCCGTCGCGGCCGGGGTGCTGGAAGGGGTGGGGCGGATCATCGGGGTGCACTGCGACCCCAAGGTGGACGTGGGCCGGATCGGGCTCAGGATCGGGCCGATCACCTCGGCCTGCGACCGCCTGGAGGTCACCCTCGACGGCCCCGGCGGGCACACGGCCCGCCCGCACCTCACCACCGACCTGGTCACCGCCGCCGCCCGGGTGGCCACCGACGTCCCCGCGCTGCTCGCCCGCCGCGTGGACGCACGGGCCGGACTCGCGGTCACCTGGGGGAGGCTCCAGACGGGCCACGCGCCCAACGTCATCCCGCAGCGCGCCGAGCTGTCCGGGACGGTGCGCTGCCTCGATCTGGAGAGCTGGCGGCAGGCACCCGACCTGGTGCACGCGGCGATCGACGAGGTGGCCGCGATGCACGGGGCCAAGACGGTGATCGACTACGTCCGCGGGGTGCCGCCCGTGGTCAACGAGGCCGAGACCATCGGTCTGCTGGACGCCGCGATGACGATCCGCCGCGGATCGTATGCGATCGAGGACACCGAACAGAGTCTGGGCGGCGAGGACTTCTCGTGGTACCTGGAGAAGATCCCGGGCGCCATGGCGAGGCTCGGCGTACGGGCCCCTGGTGACACCCGCGGTCTGGACCTGCACCGGGGCGACTTCGACGTGGACGAAGAGGCCATCACCGTCGGTGTGGAGCTGTTCACCGCCGCCGCGCTGCTGGACGTCTGA
- a CDS encoding ABC transporter ATP-binding protein translates to MSGQGECVINASSSPPAVELHGITKRFPGVVANHDIGITVRQGTVHALVGENGAGKSTLMKILYGMQKPDEGTIAVNGEQVSFSNPGDAIARGIGMVHQHFMLADNFTVLENVVLGGEKLHGIGSAARRKIKEISDAYGLGVRPDALVEDLGVADRQRVEILKVLYRGARILILDEPTAVLVPQEVDALFANLRELKAEGLTVIFISHKLGEVLSVADEITVIRRGTTVGTADPANTTTKQLAELMVGSELPSPETRESTVTDVPMLKVEGLSLGATDPDGVVREVLSDIGFTIHKGEVLGIAGVEGNGQTELIEALVGMRSPDSGVISLDGDDISRTATRKRRESGIGYIPEDRHRHGVLLDAPLWENRILGHVTEKPNSRGFLLDPRAARADTERIVREYDVRTPGIEVTAASLSGGNQQKLIVGREMSHNPKLLIAAHPTRGVDVGAQAQIWDQIREARREGLAVLLISADLDELIGLSDTLRVMYRGQLVADADPATITPEELGSAMTGAAAGHLEAAPEDEA, encoded by the coding sequence CTGTCCGGCCAAGGAGAGTGCGTCATCAACGCGTCCAGCAGTCCCCCCGCCGTAGAACTGCACGGCATCACCAAGCGTTTCCCCGGAGTCGTGGCCAACCACGACATCGGGATCACTGTCCGTCAGGGCACGGTCCACGCCCTCGTCGGCGAGAACGGTGCCGGCAAGTCCACCCTGATGAAGATCCTCTACGGCATGCAGAAGCCGGACGAGGGCACGATCGCGGTGAACGGCGAGCAGGTCTCGTTCAGCAACCCGGGTGACGCCATCGCACGCGGCATCGGCATGGTGCACCAGCACTTCATGCTCGCGGACAACTTCACCGTCCTGGAGAACGTCGTTCTGGGCGGGGAGAAGCTGCACGGCATCGGATCGGCCGCGCGCAGGAAGATCAAGGAGATCTCCGACGCGTACGGGCTCGGTGTGCGACCCGACGCGCTCGTCGAGGACCTCGGGGTCGCCGACCGCCAGCGTGTGGAGATCCTCAAGGTCCTCTACCGCGGTGCCCGCATCCTCATCCTGGACGAGCCGACCGCCGTGCTGGTCCCGCAGGAGGTCGACGCGCTCTTCGCCAACCTCAGGGAGCTGAAGGCCGAGGGACTCACCGTCATCTTCATCTCGCACAAGCTCGGGGAAGTGCTCTCCGTCGCCGACGAGATCACGGTGATCCGGCGGGGCACGACCGTGGGCACCGCCGACCCGGCGAACACCACGACCAAGCAGCTCGCCGAGCTGATGGTCGGCAGCGAGCTCCCGTCGCCGGAGACGCGCGAGTCGACGGTCACCGATGTCCCGATGCTGAAGGTCGAGGGCCTCTCCCTCGGTGCGACGGACCCGGACGGGGTCGTCCGCGAGGTGCTGTCCGACATCGGGTTCACCATCCACAAGGGAGAAGTCCTCGGCATCGCGGGTGTCGAGGGCAACGGGCAGACCGAGCTGATCGAGGCGCTCGTCGGCATGCGGTCCCCGGACAGCGGGGTGATCTCGCTGGACGGCGACGACATCTCACGCACCGCCACCCGCAAGCGGCGGGAGAGCGGCATCGGGTACATCCCGGAGGACCGCCACCGCCACGGTGTCCTGCTGGACGCCCCGCTGTGGGAGAACCGCATCCTCGGGCACGTCACGGAGAAGCCCAACAGCCGCGGCTTCCTCCTGGACCCCAGGGCGGCCCGCGCCGACACCGAGCGGATCGTGCGCGAGTACGACGTCCGGACCCCGGGCATCGAGGTCACCGCGGCCTCCCTCTCCGGCGGCAACCAGCAGAAGCTGATCGTCGGCCGGGAGATGAGCCACAATCCCAAGCTCCTGATCGCCGCCCATCCCACCCGGGGTGTGGACGTCGGCGCCCAGGCGCAGATCTGGGACCAGATCCGCGAGGCACGCCGTGAGGGACTCGCGGTCCTGCTCATCTCGGCCGACCTGGACGAGCTGATCGGGCTCTCCGACACCCTGCGCGTCATGTACCGCGGACAGCTGGTCGCGGACGCCGACCCCGCCACCATCACACCCGAGGAACTGGGCTCGGCCATGACCGGCGCCGCCGCCGGTCACCTCGAAGCAGCACCGGAGGACGAGGCCTGA